The Fibrobacter sp. UWR3 nucleotide sequence ATTCGCAAGCACGAAGAAGAAATTACGAACTACGCATTGGAACAGCTTGCGCAAATTCCGCAGGTAAAAATCTTCGGGAACCCGAAGGAACGCGGCGCCCTCATCAGCATCACGCTGGACGGCATTGCTGTAAGCGACGCCGCCATGATTCTCGACGAAGAAAACGTTGCGGTGCGTAGCGGACACCACTGTGCCCAACCCGTGATGGACCGTTTCGGCGTCGACGCCACGCTTCGACTCAGTTTCGGTGCGTACACCCTGAAGCGCGACATCGACCGCTTTGTCGCTGGCATCAAGCGCGTTCTCCGACTCTTCGGTTAACCGGGACTCGTATGGGAATCGAGAAAGGCATCTTTAACCGCACATCGCTCCTGCTCGGGGACGACGTGATGGGCGACATCTACCAGAAGCGCGTCATCATCTTCGGTCTCGGCGGAGTCGGCAGCTGGTGCGCAGAAAGCCTGGTGCGTTCCGGCATCAAGGAACTCGTGCTCGTCGATTCTGACCGCGTGTGCGTCACCAACGTAAACCGCCAACTGATGGCCACCACAAAGACCGTGGGGCAAGTCAAGGTTGACGTGCTGAAAAATCGCCTACTCGAAATCAACCCGCACGCCAACATTGTCGCATTGCAGGACATCTACGAAGAAGCGAATACAGACAAATTCCAACTGGACACATTCGACTACATCATCGATGCCATCGACAGCCTCGAAAACAAGATGCAGCTGTTGTGGCACGCCACGCGCACAAAGGCCACGGTATTTTCTTCAATGGGCGCAGCCCTCAAGATGGACCCCACACGAATCAAGGTCGCCGAATTCTGGAAAGTCGCCGGTTGCCCGCTCGCCCGCGCCCTGCGCGACAAGTTCAAGAAAAAGAAAATGGCGCTCAAGAAAAAAGTGCTGTGCGTCTACAGCGACGAACTCCTGAAAAACCGCGGCAAGAATTCTTCTTGCGGAACGGACGCCTGCATGTGCCCCAAGGTGCGCCACGAAAGGAGCGAAGCCGAACTCCAGAATGCAAACCTGGTCGATCACGAATGGTGCAGCAGCAAGGCGCAAATCAACGGCACCATGGCACACTCCACCGCTATTTTTGGATTCATGATTGCAGGCCTCGTGATGCAGGACATCTACAAGAAGGCATTGGCCAGCGCGGAGTAATATGAAATTCCTAATTCAGCGGGTATTGAACGCCCAGGTGGATATCGAAGGGCAGACCGTCGGCAAGATCGGCAAGGGCTACATGATTCTCATCGGCGTAGGCGAAGACGACACCCGCGAAATCGCCGACAGGCTCATCCACAAGATGCTTGCGCTGCGCATCTTCGCTGACGAAAACGGCAAGACGAACCTTTCCATCAAGGATGTCGGCGGAGAGCTCCTGCTTGTCTCGCAATTCACGCTGTACGCGAACTGCAACAAGGGAAACCGCCCCACGTTCAACGGCGCCGGCAACCCGGCACTTGCAAACGAGCTCTACGAATACATTATCGCAGAATGCAAAAAAGAAATCCCCGTCGTGCAGACAGGGAAATTCGGCGCCGATATGCAGGTGAGCCTCACGAACGACGGCCCCTTCACGATTATGCTGGAATAGGCATCCCGGAACTAGAATTCCGGCATGCTGAAATCGCCGTAAAGTTCACGGCCGTCAAACACCCAGACCACCATCTTTTTGCCATCCAGGAATTCCGAACGGTCCTTGAACAAGGTCGGGCCCAAGTTTCCCCCGCCGATACGGCTGCGGGTAAAAGTCTTTATCCCCGTCGCCTGCGCAATGTATGCGCCGATATTGGAAGAACTGTTCCAGCCAAAATCGGCATTGCTGTCGCCAATCACCACAATGGGAGCGTCCTTGGAACCGTGATAGCGCTTCCCTTCCGCATCTACGGTCTTTAGCACGCGCACAGCGTAATCAGGGTAAGAATTGTACTTCAGGTGATAAAGATTTCCGGTACCGGGAACAACCGTATCGCGCAGGAACCATTCTCCCCTCGGGACATCCAAATCCATCTCGTTGATGGTATCGGCAATCATCTGTGCAAGAACCTGCCGACCTGCACTGGTATAGTGGCTTTCGTACGCCTCGAACATGGGCGTTTCCTCGTTCTTTTCAAGAAACTCCTCTACCGCATCGACAACGACAACGCCTTCGTCTTGCAGAGCGTCCACCCATTCCTCATATTGCGGGGCAACGATACCACCCGACAATTCTTCCGAATAATGTTCCGCCTCGATTTGCAGTTTGTCCGGAACAGGCACCACAACCAGTTTGATACCACGCGCTTCCAGGGAATCATTAAAGGCGACAA carries:
- a CDS encoding ThiF family adenylyltransferase, which codes for MGIEKGIFNRTSLLLGDDVMGDIYQKRVIIFGLGGVGSWCAESLVRSGIKELVLVDSDRVCVTNVNRQLMATTKTVGQVKVDVLKNRLLEINPHANIVALQDIYEEANTDKFQLDTFDYIIDAIDSLENKMQLLWHATRTKATVFSSMGAALKMDPTRIKVAEFWKVAGCPLARALRDKFKKKKMALKKKVLCVYSDELLKNRGKNSSCGTDACMCPKVRHERSEAELQNANLVDHEWCSSKAQINGTMAHSTAIFGFMIAGLVMQDIYKKALASAE
- the dtd gene encoding D-aminoacyl-tRNA deacylase, producing MKFLIQRVLNAQVDIEGQTVGKIGKGYMILIGVGEDDTREIADRLIHKMLALRIFADENGKTNLSIKDVGGELLLVSQFTLYANCNKGNRPTFNGAGNPALANELYEYIIAECKKEIPVVQTGKFGADMQVSLTNDGPFTIMLE